In Macadamia integrifolia cultivar HAES 741 unplaced genomic scaffold, SCU_Mint_v3 scaffold1190, whole genome shotgun sequence, a single genomic region encodes these proteins:
- the LOC122063080 gene encoding cyclin-T1-4-like isoform X3, with protein sequence MLETTGVPVLLGRYLQCIDTYGITSCILMTIASVCMFLASKVEETPRLLRDIVVVSYELIYRRDPLAAQRIKKKEVYERQKELILIGERLLLATVAFDLNIQHPYKPLVAALKRLNISRHDLVKVAWNFVNDWLWTTLCLQYKPHYIAAGSLFLAAKFHKVKLSADRGKAWWLEFDVTPQRLEEVIQQMLGLLEQQNRRTLIPSVREKAINATVLEQQNRRALTPPVREKAINSTFVEKAVSCSSQSCILSGSIAASISSQGSDREVGRGALSTSMKDTYGSVDGKGELQQCRTSDCGSMNSVVEDDNTSAEGEVQARVLDFDQISSCKMVSVNVGLSDSDKVRIREALKRRRCDRATRNVVEAMDDDDSWMERELENGVKLESTSAGRRQRLI encoded by the exons ATGTTGGAGACCACTGGAGTTCCTGTCTTATTGGGAAGATATTTACAATGTATTGACACATATGGCATAACTTCTTGTATTCTGATG acAATTGCTTCAGTATGCATGTTTCTTGCAAGCAAGGTTGAAGAAACACCACGGTTGCTGAGGGACATTGTTGTTGTGTCTTATGAGTTAATCTACAGGAGAGATCCTCTCGCTgcacaaagaataaaaaagaag GAAGTTTATGAGAGACAGAAAGAACTAATTTTAATTGGGGAGAGACTTCTACTTGCAACTGTAGCATTTGATCTCAATATCCAACATCCATACAAGCCACTTGTTGCAGCTTTAAAGAGATTAAACATTTCTCGTCATGACCTTGTAAAAGTGGCATGGAATTTTGTGAATGATTG GCTCTGGACGACATTGTGCTTGCAGTACAAACCGCATTACATAGCAGCTGGCTCTTTGTTCCTCGCTGCAAAATTTCATAAGGTGAAGCTGTCTGCAGATAGAGGAAAAGCTTGGTGGTTGGAGTTTGATGTTACACCTCAACGATTAGAAG AGGTTATCCAGCAGATGCTGGGATTGTTGGAGCAGCAGAACAGAAGAACTTTAATTCCTTCTGTGCGTGAGAAGGCAATCAATGCTACAGTGTTGGAGCAGCAGAACAGAAGAGCTTTAACTCCTCCTGTGCGTGAGAAGGCAATCAATTCTACATTTGTTGAAAAGGCAGTTTCCTGCAGTTCACAATCTTGCATTCTAAGTGGGTCAATTGCAGCTTCTATTTCAAGTCAAGGTTCCGATAGAGAGGTTGGTAGAGGTGCCCTGTCCACAAGTATGAAAGACACTTATGGCTCAGTTGATGGAAAAGGAGAACTGCAACAATGTCGGACAAGTGATTGTGGAAGCATGAACAGTGTTGTTGAAGATGACAATACATCCGCAGAGGGTGAGGTTCAGGCGAGGGTACTGGATTTCGATCAAATATCAAGTTGTAAGATGGTGTCTGTTAATGTTGGTCTCAGTGATTCCGACAAGGTTCGGATTAGAGAGGCATTAAAGAGGAGGAGGTGTGATAGGGCTACGAGGAATGTTGTGGAAGCaatggatgatgatgattccTGGATGGAAAGAGAACTAGAAAATGGTGTAAAGCTGGAGTCTACATCTGCAGGAAGGAGACAAAGGTTGATTTGA
- the LOC122063080 gene encoding cyclin-T1-3-like isoform X1, producing the protein MTGQLPGNPSQHGSIGNGAYMVFNNTSECSHCAPRWYFSRQEIEKCSPSRKDGIDYKEESHLRKLYCSFIQELGMKLKVPQLTIATAMLLCHRFYMHQSHAKNEWQTIASVCMFLASKVEETPRLLRDIVVVSYELIYRRDPLAAQRIKKKEVYERQKELILIGERLLLATVAFDLNIQHPYKPLVAALKRLNISRHDLVKVAWNFVNDWLWTTLCLQYKPHYIAAGSLFLAAKFHKVKLSADRGKAWWLEFDVTPQRLEEVIQQMLGLLEQQNRRTLIPSVREKAINATVLEQQNRRALTPPVREKAINSTFVEKAVSCSSQSCILSGSIAASISSQGSDREVGRGALSTSMKDTYGSVDGKGELQQCRTSDCGSMNSVVEDDNTSAEGEVQARVLDFDQISSCKMVSVNVGLSDSDKVRIREALKRRRCDRATRNVVEAMDDDDSWMERELENGVKLESTSAGRRQRLI; encoded by the exons ATGACAGGGCAACTGCCAGGGAATCCTTCTCAGCATGGGAGTATTGGAAATGGAGCCTACATGGTGTTCAATAATACGTCAGAATGTTCTCACTGTGCACCCAGGTGGTACTTCAGTAGACAAGAAATAGAAAAGTGTTCACCATCTAGAAAAGATGGAATTGATTATAAGGAAGAGAGCCATCTTCGCAAGTTATACTGTTCATTTATTCAGGAGTTGGGCATGAAGCTTAAAGT ACCCCAATTAACAATTGCGACGGCGATGCTTTTATGCCATCGGTTCTATATGCACCAGTCTCATGCAAAGAATGAATGGCAG acAATTGCTTCAGTATGCATGTTTCTTGCAAGCAAGGTTGAAGAAACACCACGGTTGCTGAGGGACATTGTTGTTGTGTCTTATGAGTTAATCTACAGGAGAGATCCTCTCGCTgcacaaagaataaaaaagaag GAAGTTTATGAGAGACAGAAAGAACTAATTTTAATTGGGGAGAGACTTCTACTTGCAACTGTAGCATTTGATCTCAATATCCAACATCCATACAAGCCACTTGTTGCAGCTTTAAAGAGATTAAACATTTCTCGTCATGACCTTGTAAAAGTGGCATGGAATTTTGTGAATGATTG GCTCTGGACGACATTGTGCTTGCAGTACAAACCGCATTACATAGCAGCTGGCTCTTTGTTCCTCGCTGCAAAATTTCATAAGGTGAAGCTGTCTGCAGATAGAGGAAAAGCTTGGTGGTTGGAGTTTGATGTTACACCTCAACGATTAGAAG AGGTTATCCAGCAGATGCTGGGATTGTTGGAGCAGCAGAACAGAAGAACTTTAATTCCTTCTGTGCGTGAGAAGGCAATCAATGCTACAGTGTTGGAGCAGCAGAACAGAAGAGCTTTAACTCCTCCTGTGCGTGAGAAGGCAATCAATTCTACATTTGTTGAAAAGGCAGTTTCCTGCAGTTCACAATCTTGCATTCTAAGTGGGTCAATTGCAGCTTCTATTTCAAGTCAAGGTTCCGATAGAGAGGTTGGTAGAGGTGCCCTGTCCACAAGTATGAAAGACACTTATGGCTCAGTTGATGGAAAAGGAGAACTGCAACAATGTCGGACAAGTGATTGTGGAAGCATGAACAGTGTTGTTGAAGATGACAATACATCCGCAGAGGGTGAGGTTCAGGCGAGGGTACTGGATTTCGATCAAATATCAAGTTGTAAGATGGTGTCTGTTAATGTTGGTCTCAGTGATTCCGACAAGGTTCGGATTAGAGAGGCATTAAAGAGGAGGAGGTGTGATAGGGCTACGAGGAATGTTGTGGAAGCaatggatgatgatgattccTGGATGGAAAGAGAACTAGAAAATGGTGTAAAGCTGGAGTCTACATCTGCAGGAAGGAGACAAAGGTTGATTTGA
- the LOC122063080 gene encoding cyclin-T1-4-like isoform X2, whose translation MNDGLCCRPQLTIATAMLLCHRFYMHQSHAKNEWQTIASVCMFLASKVEETPRLLRDIVVVSYELIYRRDPLAAQRIKKKEVYERQKELILIGERLLLATVAFDLNIQHPYKPLVAALKRLNISRHDLVKVAWNFVNDWLWTTLCLQYKPHYIAAGSLFLAAKFHKVKLSADRGKAWWLEFDVTPQRLEEVIQQMLGLLEQQNRRTLIPSVREKAINATVLEQQNRRALTPPVREKAINSTFVEKAVSCSSQSCILSGSIAASISSQGSDREVGRGALSTSMKDTYGSVDGKGELQQCRTSDCGSMNSVVEDDNTSAEGEVQARVLDFDQISSCKMVSVNVGLSDSDKVRIREALKRRRCDRATRNVVEAMDDDDSWMERELENGVKLESTSAGRRQRLI comes from the exons ATGAATGATGGTTTATGTTGCAGACCCCAATTAACAATTGCGACGGCGATGCTTTTATGCCATCGGTTCTATATGCACCAGTCTCATGCAAAGAATGAATGGCAG acAATTGCTTCAGTATGCATGTTTCTTGCAAGCAAGGTTGAAGAAACACCACGGTTGCTGAGGGACATTGTTGTTGTGTCTTATGAGTTAATCTACAGGAGAGATCCTCTCGCTgcacaaagaataaaaaagaag GAAGTTTATGAGAGACAGAAAGAACTAATTTTAATTGGGGAGAGACTTCTACTTGCAACTGTAGCATTTGATCTCAATATCCAACATCCATACAAGCCACTTGTTGCAGCTTTAAAGAGATTAAACATTTCTCGTCATGACCTTGTAAAAGTGGCATGGAATTTTGTGAATGATTG GCTCTGGACGACATTGTGCTTGCAGTACAAACCGCATTACATAGCAGCTGGCTCTTTGTTCCTCGCTGCAAAATTTCATAAGGTGAAGCTGTCTGCAGATAGAGGAAAAGCTTGGTGGTTGGAGTTTGATGTTACACCTCAACGATTAGAAG AGGTTATCCAGCAGATGCTGGGATTGTTGGAGCAGCAGAACAGAAGAACTTTAATTCCTTCTGTGCGTGAGAAGGCAATCAATGCTACAGTGTTGGAGCAGCAGAACAGAAGAGCTTTAACTCCTCCTGTGCGTGAGAAGGCAATCAATTCTACATTTGTTGAAAAGGCAGTTTCCTGCAGTTCACAATCTTGCATTCTAAGTGGGTCAATTGCAGCTTCTATTTCAAGTCAAGGTTCCGATAGAGAGGTTGGTAGAGGTGCCCTGTCCACAAGTATGAAAGACACTTATGGCTCAGTTGATGGAAAAGGAGAACTGCAACAATGTCGGACAAGTGATTGTGGAAGCATGAACAGTGTTGTTGAAGATGACAATACATCCGCAGAGGGTGAGGTTCAGGCGAGGGTACTGGATTTCGATCAAATATCAAGTTGTAAGATGGTGTCTGTTAATGTTGGTCTCAGTGATTCCGACAAGGTTCGGATTAGAGAGGCATTAAAGAGGAGGAGGTGTGATAGGGCTACGAGGAATGTTGTGGAAGCaatggatgatgatgattccTGGATGGAAAGAGAACTAGAAAATGGTGTAAAGCTGGAGTCTACATCTGCAGGAAGGAGACAAAGGTTGATTTGA